From the genome of Pseudomonas sp. AB6, one region includes:
- a CDS encoding YqaE/Pmp3 family membrane protein, protein MDIVRIIIAILLPPLGVFLQVGFAGAFWLNILLTLLGYFPGVIHAVYIIAKRD, encoded by the coding sequence ATGGATATCGTCCGCATCATCATCGCCATCTTGCTGCCACCGCTGGGTGTATTCCTACAGGTCGGTTTCGCCGGTGCTTTTTGGTTAAATATTTTGCTCACATTGCTGGGCTACTTCCCCGGTGTCATCCATGCGGTGTACATCATCGCCAAACGCGATTAA
- a CDS encoding acyl-CoA dehydrogenase C-terminal domain-containing protein — protein sequence MADYKAPLRDMRFVLNEVFEVAKLWAQLPALAETVDAETVEAILEEAGKVTSKSIAPLSRSADEEGCHWNDGVVTTPAGFPQAYQTYADGGWVGVGGDPEFGGMGMPKAVSAQVEEMINSSSLAFGLYPMLTSGACVSISTHASEDLKATYLPNMYSGLWAGSMCLTESHAGTDLGIIRTKAEPQSDGSYKVSGTKIFITGGEHDLTENIIHLVLAKLPDAPAGPKGISLFLVPKFMVNTDGSLGVRNPVTCGSIEHKMGIQASATCVMNFDSAVGYLVGEPNRGLAAMFTMMNYERLGVGIQGLASGERSYQNAIEYARDRLQSRSPTGVQAKDKVADPIIVHPDVRRMLLTMKASNEGGRAFSTYVAMQLDIAKFSEDPAARKRADDLVALLTPVAKAFLTDLGLETTVHGQQIFGGHGFIREWGQEQLVRDVRITQIYEGTNGIQALDLVGRKIVGNGGAYYALFADEIRKFTAQAGSEMAEFTTPLSAALDNLDELTAWVLDRSRTDANEIGAASVEYLHAFGYTAYAYMWALMARAALGKQSQEDFYASKLGTARFYFARLLPRIHSLSASVKAGSESLYLLDASQF from the coding sequence ATGGCTGACTATAAAGCGCCCCTGCGCGATATGCGTTTCGTCCTCAATGAGGTTTTCGAGGTTGCCAAGCTCTGGGCTCAACTCCCGGCACTGGCCGAAACAGTCGATGCCGAGACGGTAGAAGCAATCCTTGAAGAAGCAGGCAAAGTCACCAGTAAAAGCATCGCTCCGCTCAGCAGAAGCGCCGATGAAGAAGGCTGCCATTGGAACGATGGCGTAGTCACTACCCCGGCAGGTTTCCCCCAGGCTTATCAAACTTATGCCGACGGCGGTTGGGTTGGCGTAGGCGGCGATCCGGAATTTGGCGGGATGGGCATGCCCAAAGCAGTTTCGGCGCAAGTCGAAGAAATGATCAATTCCTCCAGTTTGGCTTTTGGCTTGTACCCCATGCTCACCTCCGGGGCCTGCGTGTCCATCAGCACACATGCCAGTGAAGATCTGAAAGCAACTTACCTGCCCAACATGTACTCCGGGCTTTGGGCTGGCTCCATGTGTTTGACCGAATCCCATGCCGGTACTGATCTTGGGATTATTCGCACCAAGGCCGAGCCGCAATCCGATGGATCTTATAAAGTCAGCGGCACCAAGATTTTCATCACAGGTGGCGAGCACGACCTGACCGAAAATATCATTCACCTTGTGCTGGCTAAGCTGCCGGATGCGCCTGCTGGACCGAAAGGTATTTCGCTGTTTCTGGTGCCCAAGTTTATGGTCAACACCGACGGTAGTTTGGGCGTACGTAACCCGGTCACCTGCGGGTCGATTGAGCACAAAATGGGGATTCAGGCCTCGGCAACGTGCGTGATGAATTTCGATAGTGCTGTAGGTTATCTGGTTGGCGAACCCAACCGTGGCCTGGCGGCCATGTTTACCATGATGAACTACGAGCGTTTGGGGGTAGGCATTCAAGGCTTAGCGTCTGGCGAGCGTTCGTATCAAAATGCTATCGAATATGCTCGTGATCGTCTGCAAAGTCGCTCGCCGACTGGCGTTCAAGCCAAGGACAAGGTGGCTGATCCGATCATCGTTCACCCGGACGTGCGTCGCATGCTGTTGACCATGAAAGCGTCCAATGAAGGTGGCCGGGCGTTTTCCACCTACGTGGCGATGCAATTGGACATTGCAAAATTCAGCGAAGACCCCGCCGCGCGTAAACGTGCCGACGATCTGGTCGCCCTGCTGACGCCGGTCGCCAAGGCGTTTCTCACCGATTTGGGGCTGGAAACCACGGTACATGGTCAGCAAATATTCGGCGGCCACGGCTTTATTCGGGAGTGGGGTCAGGAGCAACTGGTCCGTGACGTGCGTATCACCCAAATCTACGAGGGCACCAACGGCATTCAGGCACTGGATTTGGTTGGGCGCAAAATCGTCGGAAATGGCGGCGCTTACTATGCGTTGTTCGCTGATGAGATACGTAAATTCACCGCGCAAGCTGGTAGCGAGATGGCTGAATTCACTACACCGCTGAGCGCAGCCCTCGACAATCTCGATGAACTGACGGCGTGGGTGTTGGATAGATCCCGCACCGACGCCAATGAAATCGGCGCTGCCTCAGTCGAGTACTTGCATGCGTTCGGCTACACCGCCTATGCCTACATGTGGGCATTGATGGCCCGCGCCGCACTTGGCAAGCAATCGCAGGAAGATTTTTATGCCAGCAAGCTGGGCACCGCTCGTTTTTACTTCGCAAGGCTGCTACCGCGTATTCACTCGTTGAGTGCGTCGGTCAAAGCCGGCAGCGAGTCGTTGTATCTGCTAGACGCTTCACAGTTTTAA
- a CDS encoding aminotransferase class III-fold pyridoxal phosphate-dependent enzyme: MSLFKLLFNRRELDTSSPSARLERDSSDDDAGPSLAELLRRSTSNDHVHLVDTGAEAREVAVGLTRKWGQLHRRGAIGIVSTCNSSPHSMGAALNDLAALHAAVDSRTVAVVLEPRLNSDVDMAATFTYFQGAAQLCRELKILLILDETRTGLGRHETLLCEDRYAIRADIVVLSSVTEGGRLGAAVLARGTPVAEKRSLGSVPGNWGTVAA, from the coding sequence ATGAGTCTGTTCAAGTTGCTGTTCAATCGTCGAGAGCTGGACACTTCGTCCCCTTCTGCCAGGTTGGAACGGGACAGTAGCGATGATGACGCTGGCCCCAGTCTTGCGGAGCTGTTACGCCGCAGCACTAGCAACGATCACGTACACCTTGTCGACACCGGGGCCGAGGCTAGAGAAGTGGCCGTTGGTTTGACCCGAAAATGGGGTCAGCTGCATCGCAGAGGCGCGATTGGTATTGTCTCGACCTGTAACAGTAGCCCACATTCAATGGGCGCAGCGCTCAACGATCTGGCAGCGCTGCATGCTGCGGTAGATTCGCGGACCGTCGCCGTCGTCCTTGAGCCCCGCCTTAATAGCGATGTTGATATGGCGGCGACCTTCACGTATTTCCAAGGTGCCGCGCAGCTGTGCCGGGAATTGAAAATCCTGTTGATCCTCGACGAAACCCGTACCGGCCTGGGCCGTCATGAGACCTTGCTGTGCGAGGACCGCTACGCTATTCGCGCCGATATTGTAGTGCTGAGCAGTGTCACAGAAGGCGGCAGGTTAGGAGCGGCGGTTCTGGCGCGAGGCACTCCTGTTGCAGAAAAGCGCTCCCTGGGATCGGTACCCGGAAATTGGGGTACTGTTGCGGCTTAA
- a CDS encoding GGDEF domain-containing protein, with the protein MQRFSTARFSHFVPSLLLLLAGLAAAYVKDLNVFFTSLFNVLPTLVLLLGGAYCSVYRRQRELFLMITVYTAYFLLDTQTDYYRDYGKVRDDAAVVFHLCCLFLPLLYGLFAIWEERTHLFRDMIARFAVFLAFGSVALALEQSFPKALLNWLAEIRWPALYGDWMSLIQLAYPVFFCSFLLIIVQYVRKPRPLHAAQIVGLIGLFWALPRTFILPFTLNIMCSEVMLMIAAAVAHEAYQMAFRDELTGLPGRRALNERLQRLGRSYVLAMADVDHFKKFNDTHGHDVGDQVLRLVASKLSKVTGGGRAYRYGGEEFALVFAGQTLEECMPHLESVRDAIAVYNIQLRNQDRPNDDQQGRQRRSGAKASSVSVTVSIGVAERQVDQRTPEEVLKSADEALYSAKGAGRNCVVAHGRNRRGAVRLVGAAS; encoded by the coding sequence TTGCAGCGTTTTTCGACCGCACGTTTCAGTCATTTCGTTCCCTCGCTGCTATTACTATTAGCGGGGCTCGCGGCCGCGTATGTAAAAGACCTTAATGTATTTTTTACGTCGCTGTTCAATGTACTGCCGACTTTGGTGCTGTTGTTGGGCGGTGCGTATTGCTCGGTTTATCGTCGCCAGCGTGAGCTGTTTTTGATGATCACTGTTTACACCGCGTACTTTCTGTTGGATACGCAAACCGACTACTACCGCGATTACGGCAAAGTGCGTGATGACGCCGCCGTGGTTTTTCATTTGTGCTGTCTCTTTTTGCCACTGCTCTACGGACTTTTCGCCATATGGGAGGAACGTACGCACCTGTTCCGGGACATGATTGCCCGATTTGCCGTGTTCCTCGCCTTTGGCAGCGTTGCGTTGGCGCTAGAACAAAGCTTTCCTAAAGCCCTGCTGAATTGGTTGGCAGAGATCCGCTGGCCGGCTTTATACGGCGATTGGATGAGTTTGATTCAACTGGCTTACCCCGTGTTCTTTTGCAGCTTCCTGTTAATTATTGTGCAATACGTGCGTAAGCCCCGGCCGCTGCACGCGGCGCAAATCGTCGGTTTGATTGGTCTTTTTTGGGCGTTGCCGAGGACCTTCATTTTGCCGTTCACCCTCAACATCATGTGCAGTGAGGTGATGCTGATGATTGCCGCCGCGGTCGCCCATGAGGCTTATCAAATGGCGTTCCGCGATGAGCTGACAGGATTGCCGGGACGTCGTGCACTCAATGAACGACTGCAAAGGTTGGGACGCAGTTACGTGCTAGCCATGGCCGACGTCGATCACTTCAAGAAATTCAACGACACCCATGGGCATGATGTTGGCGATCAAGTGCTGCGACTGGTGGCGAGCAAGTTATCGAAAGTGACCGGTGGCGGTCGAGCCTACCGGTATGGCGGCGAAGAGTTTGCACTGGTGTTTGCCGGGCAGACGCTGGAAGAGTGCATGCCGCATCTGGAGTCGGTGCGCGACGCTATCGCGGTTTACAACATTCAATTGCGCAATCAGGACCGACCGAATGACGACCAGCAAGGGCGTCAGCGCCGAAGCGGTGCGAAGGCGTCGAGTGTATCGGTCACCGTCAGCATTGGCGTAGCCGAACGGCAAGTTGACCAGCGTACGCCCGAGGAAGTGCTCAAGTCAGCCGACGAGGCGCTTTACAGCGCCAAGGGCGCGGGGCGAAATTGTGTCGTTGCGCATGGCCGTAATCGGCGCGGCGCGGTGCGTTTAGTTGGCGCTGCCAGTTAA
- a CDS encoding acyl-CoA dehydrogenase C-terminal domain-containing protein, producing the protein MPEYKAPLRDMRFLINNVFDFPAHYQALGAHDASPDMVSAILEEGAKFCEQVLSPLNRPGDEEGCHFDQGVVTTPKGFKEAFAQYVEGGWHGLSADPAYGGQGLPLSLGLAISEMIASSNTSWGMYPGLTHGAMSAIHTHGTEDQKQTYLTKLTEGEWTGTMCLTEAHCGTDLGIIKTRAVPQADGSYGISGSKIFISAGEHDMSQNIVHLVLAKLPDAPAGTRGISLFIVPKFLPDAAGNAGQRNGVSCGSIEHKMGIKASATCVINFDNATGYLIGEANKGLNCMFTMMNHARLGTGMQGMCLGETSFQGAIKYANERLQMRSLTGPKAPDKAADPIIVHPDVRRMLLTMKAFNEGNRALTYFTAQMLDTAHMSDDAGQREDAENLLAFLTPICKAFMTETGLEVTNLGMQVFGGHGFIREWGMEQLVRDCRIAPIYEGTNGIQALDLLGRKVLGSQGKLLRGFTEIVHKFCETNAEHPQLKGFVSQLNALNKQWGELTTKVGIAAMKNPDEVGAAALDYLMYSGYIILGYLWLRMALVAQTQLDEGSGDSAYCQGKLATCEFYFKRLLPRTSAHQAAIEAGSDCLMQLPAEMFAL; encoded by the coding sequence ATGCCTGAGTACAAAGCCCCCCTGCGCGATATGCGCTTCTTGATCAACAACGTTTTCGATTTCCCTGCTCATTACCAGGCGCTCGGCGCCCATGACGCCAGTCCAGACATGGTCAGCGCGATTCTGGAAGAGGGCGCTAAGTTCTGCGAACAAGTGCTGTCGCCGCTGAACCGTCCCGGCGATGAAGAAGGCTGTCATTTCGACCAGGGTGTCGTCACCACGCCCAAGGGTTTCAAAGAAGCCTTTGCTCAATACGTCGAAGGCGGTTGGCATGGCTTGTCGGCGGACCCGGCTTACGGTGGTCAAGGTTTGCCGTTATCGCTGGGGCTGGCTATCAGCGAAATGATCGCCTCCAGCAATACTTCATGGGGCATGTACCCAGGATTGACCCACGGCGCGATGTCGGCCATTCATACCCACGGCACCGAAGATCAGAAGCAAACGTACCTGACCAAGCTCACCGAAGGCGAATGGACAGGGACTATGTGCCTGACCGAAGCCCATTGCGGCACCGACTTGGGAATCATCAAAACCCGCGCTGTGCCGCAAGCCGACGGCAGTTATGGTATTTCCGGTAGCAAGATTTTCATCTCGGCTGGCGAGCACGACATGAGCCAGAACATCGTCCACTTGGTGCTGGCGAAACTGCCAGATGCCCCGGCGGGAACCCGTGGCATTTCGTTGTTTATCGTGCCTAAATTTCTGCCAGACGCTGCGGGCAATGCCGGCCAGCGCAACGGTGTGTCGTGTGGTTCCATCGAACACAAGATGGGCATAAAGGCTTCTGCAACCTGCGTGATCAACTTCGATAACGCCACCGGATATTTGATCGGCGAGGCCAATAAAGGCCTCAACTGTATGTTTACCATGATGAATCATGCCCGCTTGGGCACTGGCATGCAGGGCATGTGTCTGGGCGAAACCAGTTTCCAGGGGGCGATTAAGTACGCCAACGAACGCCTGCAAATGCGCTCCCTGACCGGACCTAAAGCGCCGGACAAGGCTGCGGACCCTATCATCGTTCACCCGGACGTGCGCCGCATGTTGCTGACCATGAAAGCCTTCAACGAGGGTAATCGCGCATTGACCTATTTCACCGCGCAGATGCTCGACACTGCGCACATGAGCGACGATGCGGGTCAACGCGAAGACGCGGAAAACCTCTTGGCGTTCCTCACGCCGATCTGCAAGGCATTCATGACCGAAACCGGTTTAGAAGTCACCAATCTTGGGATGCAGGTTTTTGGGGGGCACGGCTTTATCCGCGAGTGGGGTATGGAGCAACTGGTTCGTGACTGCCGTATCGCCCCTATTTATGAGGGTACCAATGGTATCCAGGCACTGGATTTACTCGGCCGTAAAGTATTAGGCAGCCAAGGAAAGTTACTGCGTGGTTTTACCGAAATTGTGCATAAGTTTTGTGAAACTAATGCCGAACACCCGCAGCTCAAGGGCTTCGTCAGTCAGCTCAATGCCTTGAATAAGCAGTGGGGCGAACTGACTACAAAAGTCGGTATAGCTGCGATGAAAAACCCTGATGAAGTGGGCGCGGCGGCCCTTGATTATCTGATGTACAGCGGTTACATCATTCTCGGGTACCTATGGTTACGCATGGCATTGGTCGCCCAAACCCAACTGGATGAAGGCAGCGGCGATTCTGCCTATTGCCAAGGCAAGTTGGCGACCTGCGAGTTTTATTTCAAGCGGCTTCTACCACGCACCTCCGCGCATCAAGCGGCAATTGAAGCGGGCAGTGACTGTCTGATGCAACTACCAGCGGAGATGTTCGCGCTGTAA
- a CDS encoding MOSC domain-containing protein — translation MNSICVDGVYIGRAKNLGHGLVSDIDKQRLERRTWLWPQGLGTDEHGDPRFHTGPERALHHYPAEHYAYWRKLYPHVDWSAPAFGENLSTHGITEEHACLGDIFRWGNALVQISQPRSPCYRLTHRWGLDHMPQEAQDSGRCGWFYRVLKPGFISDTDPFELMQRSYPGLTVAWALRSFYIEPLEHAGLKKLVDCPALSSRWRDIALKRLRTGSVEDWSERLLGLPLEGLRA, via the coding sequence ATGAACAGCATATGTGTCGACGGTGTTTACATAGGGAGAGCAAAAAACCTCGGCCATGGATTGGTAAGTGACATCGATAAGCAACGCCTGGAACGCCGTACGTGGCTGTGGCCGCAGGGCTTAGGCACCGACGAACACGGTGACCCACGCTTTCATACTGGTCCAGAACGCGCCTTGCATCATTATCCCGCTGAACATTACGCCTATTGGCGCAAGCTTTACCCGCACGTCGACTGGAGTGCCCCTGCATTCGGCGAAAACCTTTCTACCCACGGCATCACTGAAGAGCACGCCTGTCTGGGCGATATATTTCGCTGGGGCAATGCGTTGGTACAGATAAGTCAGCCGCGATCCCCATGCTATCGCTTGACTCACCGTTGGGGCTTGGATCACATGCCGCAAGAGGCTCAGGACAGCGGCCGTTGCGGCTGGTTCTACCGTGTGCTTAAGCCGGGATTTATCAGCGACACTGATCCGTTTGAATTGATGCAACGCAGCTACCCCGGCTTGACCGTGGCATGGGCGTTACGCAGCTTTTATATCGAGCCGCTGGAACATGCCGGCCTGAAGAAACTGGTGGATTGCCCGGCGCTGTCGTCTCGCTGGCGTGACATTGCGCTCAAGCGTCTGCGCACTGGTAGCGTTGAGGACTGGTCCGAGCGCCTACTCGGACTGCCGTTGGAAGGGCTGCGCGCATGA
- a CDS encoding S9 family peptidase, with product MNAIPGLSSNPEPFSAAQAVAAGVDFAELAVNAAGVFWNEYRPEDAASRIWRWHEGRAQCLTPEGFSVRSRVYEYGGGSFCLSDDAVMFVNEADQQLYRQLFDASEPERLSHGSRHYGDLRFGQGWVFAVEEEGDVHRLVAFDAVTGQRQLLVEGADFYAAPTLSPDGQRLAWIEWQRPHQPWTSTQLMCAERQGDGQWATARCVAGLDDEESIQQPCFDAQGQLFCLTDRGGFWQPWVESSNGLAALPAATADHSPAPWQLGGCTWLPLAGHSYVATWSEEGFGQLAIRSADGLTDDFTGEYSRFRSLAVDKQFIYCIAASAISPSAVIVIDRQNHQVQVLAGGVAPLPVERITRPQALRYPSGIGEAHGFFYPAINGLEMPPLVVFIHGGPTSACYPVLDPRIQYWSQRGFAVADLNYRGSTGYGRAYRQALHLNWGDVDVEDACAVVAYLAERQMINPDQAFIRGGSAGGYTTLCALAYHQVFRAGASLYGVSDPIALARATHKFEGDYLDWLIGDPDKDAERYKARTPLLHADHITVPVIFFQGELDAVVVPKQTRDMLKALLDNGIAAEGHFYPDERHGFRKASNQAHALEQECNFYQRIMDN from the coding sequence ATGAACGCAATTCCCGGCTTATCATCAAATCCTGAACCCTTCAGCGCCGCGCAGGCGGTCGCTGCGGGCGTCGACTTTGCAGAACTGGCCGTCAACGCGGCGGGCGTGTTCTGGAACGAATACCGTCCCGAAGACGCGGCTTCGCGGATTTGGCGCTGGCACGAAGGCCGGGCACAGTGCTTGACGCCTGAAGGCTTCAGCGTGCGCAGTCGGGTTTATGAATACGGCGGGGGATCGTTTTGTTTGAGCGACGATGCCGTGATGTTCGTCAACGAGGCCGATCAACAGCTGTATCGACAACTATTTGATGCCTCGGAACCCGAAAGGCTCAGCCACGGCAGCCGACACTACGGTGATCTACGGTTCGGCCAAGGTTGGGTGTTTGCCGTCGAAGAAGAGGGCGACGTTCACCGCTTGGTGGCGTTCGACGCAGTGACCGGTCAACGCCAGTTATTGGTTGAAGGCGCTGATTTTTATGCCGCACCCACGCTCAGCCCAGACGGCCAGCGCTTAGCCTGGATCGAGTGGCAGCGTCCGCATCAGCCGTGGACCTCAACTCAATTAATGTGTGCTGAACGTCAAGGCGATGGCCAATGGGCGACAGCGCGCTGTGTCGCCGGGCTAGACGACGAAGAGTCGATACAACAACCGTGCTTTGATGCTCAAGGCCAATTGTTTTGCCTGACTGATCGCGGGGGGTTTTGGCAGCCTTGGGTCGAGTCTTCCAACGGCTTGGCTGCATTACCCGCTGCTACGGCGGATCACTCACCTGCGCCGTGGCAATTGGGCGGCTGCACTTGGTTACCACTTGCCGGGCACAGCTACGTGGCGACGTGGTCCGAGGAAGGTTTTGGGCAACTCGCTATTCGTTCTGCTGACGGTTTGACAGACGACTTCACCGGAGAATACAGCCGCTTTCGCAGTCTAGCGGTGGACAAGCAGTTTATTTATTGCATCGCTGCTTCGGCGATCAGTCCGTCGGCGGTTATCGTCATTGATCGCCAGAATCATCAGGTTCAAGTATTGGCCGGAGGCGTAGCACCGCTCCCGGTTGAACGTATCACGCGCCCACAAGCCCTGCGTTATCCCAGTGGCATTGGCGAGGCGCACGGCTTTTTTTATCCTGCCATTAATGGGCTGGAGATGCCGCCGCTGGTGGTATTTATCCACGGCGGCCCGACCTCGGCGTGTTATCCGGTACTGGACCCACGCATTCAGTATTGGAGCCAGCGTGGATTCGCTGTTGCCGACCTCAACTACCGAGGCAGCACCGGTTATGGACGCGCCTATCGGCAGGCCTTGCATCTGAACTGGGGCGATGTCGACGTAGAGGATGCCTGCGCGGTGGTGGCTTACTTGGCCGAGCGTCAGATGATCAATCCCGACCAAGCCTTCATCCGCGGCGGCAGCGCGGGCGGGTACACCACCTTATGCGCACTGGCCTACCATCAGGTATTTCGTGCAGGGGCCAGTTTGTATGGCGTTAGCGATCCTATCGCGTTGGCCCGGGCCACGCATAAATTCGAAGGCGATTACCTGGACTGGCTGATCGGTGATCCCGATAAAGATGCCGAGCGTTACAAAGCCCGCACACCATTACTGCATGCTGACCACATCACAGTGCCGGTTATCTTCTTCCAAGGCGAACTGGACGCAGTGGTTGTGCCGAAACAGACCCGTGACATGCTCAAGGCGCTCCTCGACAACGGCATTGCAGCCGAAGGCCACTTCTACCCTGATGAGCGCCATGGTTTTCGCAAGGCCAGCAATCAGGCCCACGCGCTTGAGCAAGAGTGCAATTTCTATCAGCGGATAATGGACAACTGA
- the pqqE gene encoding pyrroloquinoline quinone biosynthesis protein PqqE produces the protein MRIPPTPETGLPLWLLAELTYRCPLQCPYCSNPLDFAAQGQELTTAEWFKVMREAREMGAAQIGFSGGEPLVRQDLAQLIAEARRLGFYTNLITSGIGLTEQKIIDFKKAGLDHIQISFQASDEQVNNMLAGSKKAFAQKLEMARAVKAHGYPMVLNFVTHRHNIDKIDRIIELCIALEADFVELATCQFYGWAKLNREGLLPTRDQLVRAERITNEYRAKLAAEDHPCKLIFVTPDYYEERPKGCMNGWGSVFLTVTPDGTALPCHGARQLPIQFPNVREHSMQHIWYDSFGFNRFRGYAWMPEPCRSCDEKEKDFGGCRCQAFMLTGDASNADPVCGKSPHHGIITQAREEAEYATQTIEQLAFRNERNSRLIIKS, from the coding sequence GTGCGGATTCCGCCGACGCCCGAAACCGGTTTGCCGTTATGGCTGCTGGCCGAGCTGACCTATCGCTGCCCGCTGCAATGCCCGTACTGCTCTAACCCGCTGGATTTCGCCGCGCAAGGTCAGGAACTGACCACCGCAGAATGGTTCAAGGTGATGCGTGAAGCCCGGGAAATGGGCGCGGCGCAAATCGGTTTTTCCGGCGGCGAACCCCTGGTGCGCCAAGACTTGGCCCAGCTGATTGCCGAAGCACGGCGACTCGGCTTTTACACCAACCTGATCACCTCGGGTATCGGCCTTACCGAACAGAAAATCATCGATTTCAAAAAAGCCGGGCTGGACCATATCCAGATCAGTTTCCAAGCCAGTGACGAGCAAGTGAACAACATGCTGGCGGGGTCGAAAAAGGCTTTCGCGCAAAAGTTGGAAATGGCCCGGGCAGTGAAAGCCCATGGTTACCCCATGGTGCTGAACTTCGTTACCCACCGGCATAACATCGACAAAATCGACCGTATCATTGAGCTGTGCATTGCGCTGGAAGCGGACTTCGTTGAGCTGGCCACCTGTCAGTTCTATGGCTGGGCGAAACTCAATCGCGAGGGGCTGCTGCCGACCCGCGATCAACTCGTGCGCGCCGAGCGCATCACCAATGAATACCGGGCCAAGCTCGCCGCCGAAGACCATCCGTGCAAACTGATTTTTGTCACGCCGGATTATTACGAAGAACGCCCAAAAGGCTGCATGAACGGTTGGGGCAGCGTGTTTTTGACCGTAACCCCAGACGGCACTGCCCTGCCTTGCCATGGCGCGCGCCAGTTACCGATCCAGTTTCCCAATGTGCGCGAGCACAGCATGCAGCACATCTGGTACGACTCGTTTGGCTTCAATCGCTTTCGCGGATATGCCTGGATGCCCGAACCGTGTCGTTCGTGCGACGAAAAGGAGAAAGACTTCGGTGGCTGCCGCTGTCAGGCGTTTATGTTGACCGGCGATGCGAGCAATGCCGATCCGGTTTGTGGAAAATCCCCCCATCACGGGATCATTACTCAGGCCCGCGAAGAAGCCGAGTATGCTACTCAAACCATTGAACAGTTGGCCTTCCGTAATGAACGCAATTCCCGGCTTATCATCAAATCCTGA
- a CDS encoding LysR family transcriptional regulator, translated as MDFRQLRYFVAVYEEGHVGRAAERLSLSQPALSQQIRQLEHSLDVSLFERTSKRLLPTLAAHTLYNHALPLLDGMQRAREALRNFRGQSVRTLAIGVLQTVLYLVPQLLEQLRKAQPHLVVHIYELSGLEIERRLLNGALDIGISFLPAHQPGLHSLVLYEDELQLVIPADHSLREFKKVSVSQAAELPMLLLGEEYQVRQIWQAQLTTLGRRPHVQAELNSMAGILDSLLNTSLATVLPGRVQQVQGDSSLLWKPLTEPRVPLKVGLVYRDAQRHQPVLELLRTLLEDGGAGRSGVPGPLDVIN; from the coding sequence ATGGATTTTCGGCAACTGCGTTATTTTGTCGCGGTGTATGAAGAAGGCCATGTCGGACGCGCAGCAGAGCGGCTTTCTCTGTCGCAACCTGCGCTTTCGCAGCAGATTCGCCAGCTGGAACACAGTCTCGATGTCAGCCTGTTTGAACGTACCAGCAAACGTTTATTGCCTACTTTGGCCGCGCATACGCTATACAACCACGCGCTGCCGCTGCTCGACGGCATGCAAAGAGCCCGCGAGGCGCTACGCAATTTCCGCGGGCAGTCCGTACGAACGTTAGCCATTGGCGTGCTGCAGACCGTGCTCTACCTCGTGCCGCAACTTCTGGAGCAATTGCGCAAAGCGCAGCCGCATCTTGTGGTGCACATTTACGAGTTGTCTGGTCTGGAAATAGAACGACGCCTGCTCAACGGTGCGTTAGATATAGGCATCAGTTTTTTGCCCGCCCATCAACCGGGCCTGCACAGCCTGGTGCTCTACGAGGACGAGTTGCAACTGGTGATCCCGGCCGATCATTCGCTGCGGGAGTTTAAGAAAGTGTCCGTCAGCCAGGCAGCAGAGTTACCGATGTTGTTATTGGGTGAGGAATATCAGGTGCGGCAGATCTGGCAGGCACAGCTGACTACCCTCGGGCGCCGCCCCCACGTGCAAGCCGAACTCAATAGCATGGCTGGCATTCTCGACAGTTTGCTCAATACTTCCCTAGCGACAGTACTGCCGGGCCGGGTGCAACAGGTTCAGGGGGACAGTTCGTTACTGTGGAAACCGCTGACCGAACCCCGTGTACCGCTCAAAGTGGGACTGGTGTATCGCGATGCGCAACGGCATCAACCTGTGTTGGAACTGCTGCGGACGCTTTTAGAGGATGGAGGCGCGGGTAGATCAGGAGTACCGGGGCCACTGGACGTGATCAACTGA